The window GCGCGACTCCCAGGCCAACAAGGTGCAGCAGCGCCAGGCCCTGGGCGAACAGCTGCAGGGGCTGCGCGAGCTGGCCCGCGACGGCTATATCCCGCGTAACCGGCTGCTCGACAGCGAGCGCCTGTATGCCCAGGTCGAGGGTTCGATTGCCGAGGACTTCGGTCGTATCGGCCAGTTGCAGCGCCAGGTGCTGGAAATGCGCCTGCGTATCCGGCAACTGGCCGAGGAGTTCCAGAAGGAGGTGCGCAGCCAGTTGGCCGAGACCCGCGTGCGCAGCGACGACCTGCGCAGTCGCCTGGCCTCGGCGGAATTCGAGTTGGCCAACAGCCAGTTGCGTGCACCAGCGGCGGGGATCGTGGTCGGCCTCGACGTGTTCACCGAGGGTGGGGTGGTCAAGCCGGGCCAGGCACTGATGGAGATCGTGCCGCAGGACGAGCCGTTGCTGATGGAGGCGCGGGTGCCGGTGGACCTGGTGGACAAGGTGCACCCGGGACTGCCGGTGGAGCTGATGTTCCCGGCGTTCAACCAGAGCACCACGCCACGGGTGGCGGGCGAGGTGTTGCTGGTCTCCGCCGACCGCCAGGTCGACGAGCGCACCGACGAGCCTTACTACACCTTGCGCGCGCGGGTCAGCGCCGAAGGCATGCAGCAGTTGGCCGGCCTGCAGATCCGTCCCGGCATGCCGGTGCAGGCGTTCGTGCGGACCGGTGAGCGCTCGATGCTCAACTACCTGTTCAAGCCGCTGCTGGACCGGACCCATATGGCGTTGGTGGAGGAATGAGTGTGCGTGTGTGGATCGGCCTGCTGGCCGTCTTGCTGAGCAACCCGAGCCAGGCGTTGGGACTGCTTGAAGCCTATGACCTGGCGCTGCGCAACGACCCGACCTTCCAGGCCGCCATCAGGGAGCGCGATGCCGGCGAGGAGAATCGTGTGATCGCCCGTGCCGGTCTGTTGCCGACACTGAACTGGACCTACAACAACTCGCGCAACGAATCCGAAGTCACCCAGGCTACGGCCTTCGGCAAGGTCACCAGCGATCGCGACTACCGCAGCTACGCGGCGAGCCTGACCTTGCAGCAACCGTTGCTCGACTACGAGGCCTATGCCCGCTATCGCCAGGGCGCGGCCCAGGCGTTGTTCGCCGACCAGCGTTTTCGCGGCAAGAGCCAGGAACTGGCGGTGCGTTTGTTGAGTGCCTACAGCGAGGCCCTGCTGGCCCAGGAGCGCATCGAGTTGAGCCGTGCCCAGCGCCGCGCGTTGGCCGAGCGGCTGGAGTTGAACCAGCGGCTGCTCAAGGGCGGCGAAGGTACCCGTACCGACCTGCTGGAAACCCAGGCCCGCCTGAGCCTGACCCAGGCCGAGGAGATCGAGGCGCAGGACAGCCAGGATACTGCGCTGCGCAGCCTGGAGGCGATCGTCGGGCAGCCGCTGCTGGTCGATGACCTGGCTCCCCTGGCGACACATTTCTCCATCGAGCCGTTGCAGCCCCAGCGCTTCGAGACCTGGCGCGACATGGCCCTGGCCAACAACGCCGAGCTGGCGTCGCAGCACCACGCCTTGACCGCCGCCGAGTACGAGGTGGAACGCAAGCGGGCGGGGCACCTGCCCAAGGTCAGCCTGTATGCCACCAGCCGCCAGACCAGTTCCGATTCCGAGAGCAGCTACAACCAGAAGTACGACACCAATACCATCGGTATCCAGGTCAGCGTACCGCTGTTCGCCGGTGGTTCGGTTTCGGCCTCGACCCGTCAGGCGGCCAGCCAGCTGTCCCAGGCGCAGTACGAACTGGATGCGCAGACGGTGACCACCCTGGTGGAGTTGCGCAAGCAGTTCAACCTCAACACCAGTGGTGCGGCGAAGGTCCGTGCCTATGAAGTGGCGGTGAGTTCGGCGACGGCGCTGGTGGAGGCGACCCGCAAGAGCGTGCAGGGCGGCGAACGGGTCAACCTCGATGTGCTGGATGCCGAGCAGCAATTGTTCAGTGCCAGGCGCGACCTGGCGCAGGCGCGGCATGCCTATCTGCTGGCGCGGATCCAGTTGCGGTTCTATGCCGGGGTGCTGGAGGCGGGTGATTTGCAGGCGCTGGCCGGGTATTTTCGGCCGGCGGGTTAAAGCATTTGCAGGCTCCAGTTTTTGGGGGGCAGTCCACAACTGTGGGAGCCAACTGTCTTTAACTCCCCCTGCGATGAGCGGTCGGATACTGGCCGCCGTTGGCGGTTCGCGGATAAATCCGGCTCCCACAGTACCGTGCAGTACACAAATCTTGTGATCGACGCAAACTGTGGGAGCAGGATTTATCCGCGAACAGGGCCCGCAAGCCTTACTCGTCAGAATGAACTTGACGCTTTTTCATCCAGGGAGAATACTCGGCGCAAATTCATATAGATGACTGGATAACTACAAAAATGAATACCCTCTCCAGCGACGAACGTCTCCCGCTCTATCAGCGCCTGCGCGACGAACTGGCCCGGCAGATCGCCAACAACCGCTGGCGCCCGGGCGAGGCGATTCCCACCGAAGCCGTGCTGGCCGGCGAGTACCAGCTGTCCATCGGCACCGTGCGCAAGGCCGTCGACAAGCTGGTGGAAGAGGGCGTGCTCGAGCGCCACCAGGGACGCGGCACCTTCATCCGTCGGCCGCAGTTCCAGTCTTCGCTGTTCCGTTTCTTCCGCTTCCAGAACCTGGCCGGTGAGCGCCAACTGCCGCAGAGCCGGATTCTCACCATCGATTCGCTGCCCGCGCCGTCGGCCGTCAGCCAGGTCCTGGGGCTGCCGCCCGAGGCCGAGGTGATCCGTCTGGTTCGCCTGCGCCTGCTCGAAGGCACGCCGGTGCTGGCCGAGGAAATCTGGCTGCCCAAGGGGCCCTTCCAGGCCCTGCTGACGGTCGACCTCGACCAGCAGGGCCCACTGCTCTATCCGATCTACGAAACGCTCTGCGGCCAGGTCGTGGCTTGTGCCGAGGAAACCCTGACCGCCGAGGCGGTGGGCGAGGTGCATGCCCGGCTGTTGCAGATCGAGCCAGACAGCCCGGTGGTGGTGATCGAGCGGTTGGCCCGCGACTACGCCGGCCAGCCGCTGGAGTGGCGTCGCTCGCGCGGTCATGCCAGCCACTTCCGCTATAACGTCGAGATTCGCTGAGTCCTGCCTGGGCTCCCCGTTGGTCTACAAGGATAAGAAATCATGTTCAGTTGGTACCGCGATATCACTTCGAGGGAGCGCAAGACGTTCTGGGCCTGCTTTGGCGGTTGGTCCCTGGATGCACTGGAAGTGCAAATGTTCGGCCTGGCGATTCCCGCGCTGATCGCCGCCTTCGCCTTGAGCAAGGGCGAGGCCGGCATGATCAGCGGCGTGACGCTGGTCACCTCGGCGATCGGCGGCTGGCTGGGTGGCACACTGTCCGACCGTTATGGCCGGGTGCGCACCCTGCAGTGGATGATCCTCTGGTTCTCGCTGTTCACCTTCCTCTCGGCCTTCGTGACCGGCTTCAACCAACTGCTGATCGTCAAGGCGCTGCAGGGTTTCGGTATCGGTGGCGAGTGGGCGGCGGGCGCGGTGCTGATGGCCGAGACCATCCAGTCGCGCTATCGCGGCAAGGTGATGGGCGCGGTGCAGAGTGCCTGGGCGGTCGGCTGGGGCGCGGCGGTCGGGGTGTTCACCCTGGTCTACACCTTCGTGCCGGAGGCCATGGCCTGGCGAGTGATGTTCCTGGTCGGCCTGTTGCCGGCGCTGCTGGTGATCTACGTGCGTCGCAGCGTGGTCGAGCCCGATGCCGGCCAGCGCCAGGCCAGGATCCAGGGGCGTGGCCTGCTGGCGTCGATGGCGGCGATCTTCCGCCCCGAACTGCTGCGGGTCACGCTGCTGGGCGGCATCCTCGGCCTGGGCGCCCACGGTGGCTACCACGCGGTGATGACCTGGTTGCCAACCTTCCTCAAGACCGAGCGCAACCTCTCGGTGCTGAGTTCCGGTGGCTACCTGGCGGTGATCATCGTCGCCTTCTGGTTCGGCTGCGTGGTCAGCGGGATGCTGCTGGACCGCATCGGCCGGCGCAAGAACATCATTCTCTTCGCCTTCTGCTGCGTGATCACGGTGCAGTGCTACCTGTTCCTGCCGCTGAGCAATGCGCAGATGCTGTTCCTCGGATTCCCCCTGGGCTTCTTCGCCGCGGGCATTCCGGCCAGCCTCGGCTCGTTCTTCAACGAGCTGTACCCGGCGGACGTGCGTGGTGCCGGCGTAGGCTTCTGCTACAACTTCGGCCGGGTGCTGTCGGCGGTGTTCCCGTTCATGGTCGGGCATATGAGCGAGTCGATGTCGCTCGGCTCGGCGATCGGTATCGATGCCGGGATCGCCTACGGCGTGGCGGTGCTGGCCGCGCTGGCCTTGCCGGAAACCCGTGGGCGCAACCTGCAGGACGCTACGCCGCAGGCGGAGGCCGGCAAGGGGGCAGGCCAGTTGTCCCACTGATTCCACTTTTTTCCTGCCTTGCTCGGCCTGTATGGGAGCCGGCTTGCTGGCGATAGGGGGCTGTCGGCCGACAGCCTTGTCATCTGCTACACCGCTATCGCCAGCAAGCCGGCTCCCACAGGGTGGGGCGGGGTCCTTGAGTTCATAGATGAGTTCCATGTCCGAGATTTGCCCATTGCCCATCAGCGGCATCGATGCCCACGCCCATGTCTTCGAACGCGGCCTGGGTCTGGCGACCGTGCGCCGCTATGCGCCGGAGTATGACGCCACCCTGGCCGACTACCTGGCACGGTTGGAGGAAAACGGCTTGAGCCATGGCGTGTTGGTGCAGCCGAGTTTTCTCGGCAGCGACAACCGTTATCTGCTGGCCGCCTTGCAGCAGGCCCCTGAACGGCTGCGCGGGGTGGTGGTGGTCGAGCGCGATATCGCGTTCGACGAGCTGCAGCGCATGGCGGCTCTTGGCGTCGCCGGCGTGCGATTGAACCTGATGGGCCAACCGCTGCCGGACTTTACCGAGGCCGGCTGGCAGGCGTTTTTCCGGCACCTGCGGCAGTTGGACTGGCATGTCGAATTGCACCGCCACCTGGAGGATCTGCCGGGGCTGGTCCAGCCGCTGCTGGCGATGGGCTGCAAGGTGGTGGTCGATCATTTCGGTCGCCCCGACGCGGGACTCGGTACCGAGCAGCCGGCCTTCGCCCGCCTGCTTGAACTGGGTGCCAGTGGGCGCTTGTGGATCAAGGTTTCAGGTATCTACCGACTGGGTGGGAGCGCAGCGCAGAACCTGCATTTTGCGGAGAAGGCGCTGTCGCTGATGTTGCAGGGCCTGGGGCCGGACCGCCTGCTGTGGGGCAGCGACTGGCCGCATACCCAGCACGAGCAGGAGGTGAATTTCGCCAGCGAATTCGATCGCCTGCGCCGCCTGGCCTGCGCACCGTCGCTGCGCCAGCATCTGCTGTGCAATACGGCGGCGGAGCTGTTCGGCTTCGTTCGGGCCGACTGACACTCCGTCAGCCGACCCTCACCGGGTTCAGCGGCGGACGAGCAGGACCCCGGATTCCATGTGGTGGGTCCACGGGAACTGGTCGAACAATGCACAACGCTCGATGCGATGGGTGTCGTGCAACTGGGCGATGTTCGCCGCCAGGGTTTCCGGGTTGCAGGAAATGTACAGGATGTTGTCGAAACGCCGGGTCAGCTCGCAGGTGTCCGGGTCCATGCCGGCGCGCGGCGGGTCGACGAAGACGCTGCCGAACTGGTAGCTCTTCAGGTCGATGCCTTGCAGGCGACGGAATGGCCGCACTTCGTTCAGCGCTTCGGTCAGCTCCTCGGCCGACAGGCGTACCAGGGTCACGTTGTCCACGGCATTCTCGTCGAGGTTGCTCAGGGCCGCATTCACCGAGGTCTTGCTGATCTCGGTGGCCAGCACCTTGCGCACCCGGGTCGCCAGAGGCAGGGTGAAGTTGCCGTTGCCGCAATACAGCTCCAGCAAGTCATCCGCACGCTCGCCCAGGGCGTCATGGGCCCAGTTGAGCATCTTCTGGTTCACCGTGCCATTGGGCTGGGTGAACGCCCCCTCCGGTTGCCGGTAGCTGAAGCTGCGCCCGGCGATCTCGAATTTCTCCACCACGTAGTCGTGGCCGATCACCACGCGCTTGCCCTTGGAGCGACCGATGATGCTGACGCCGAGATCGGCGGCCAGTTGTTCGGCAGCGCTCTGCCAGTGCTCGTCGAGCGGACGGTGATAGCACAGGGTGATCATCGCGTCGCCGGCCAGGGTGGTCAGGAACTCCACCTGGAACAGCTTGTGGCTCAGCGGTGCGCTGGCCTGCCACGCCGCCTTGAGCCGGGGCATCAGTTCGTTGATGCGCAGGCTGGCGATCGGGAACTGTTCGATCAGGATCGGCGTGCGCTTGTCGTCCTGGGCGAACATCGCGTAGTGGCGCTCGCCGGCTTCGCGCCACAGGCGGAACTCGGCGCGCAGGCGGAAGTGTTGCAGTGGCGAGTCGAAGACGTGCGGCTCGGGAGCATCGAACGGCGCCAGCAGGTCGCGCAGGCGCGCGACCTTGTCGTTGAGCTGGGCGGTGTAGGTGGCGGAATCGAAAGTCATGCGTTGAACCAACCCAACTTGATCACGAATAGAATCGACAGGATCACCAGCGCCGGGTTCAGCTCACGGCCACGGCCGGACAGCAGCTTGATCGCGGTCCAGGCAATGAAGCCGAAGGCGATGCCGTTGGCGATCGAATAGGTGAATGGCATGGCCAGGGCGGTGACCACCACGGGCGCGGCTTCAGTGATGTCTTCCCAGTTGATTTCCGCCAGGCCCGAGGTCATCAGCACGGCCACGAACAGCAGCGCTGGCGCGGTGGCGAAGGCCGGCACGCTACCGGCCAGCGGCGAGAAGAACAGCGCCAGCAGGAACAGGATGGCGACCACGATGGCGGTCAGGCCGGTGCGGCCGCCGGCGCTGACGCCCGCTGCCGACTCGATGTAGCTGGTGGTGGTCGAGGTGCCCAGCAGCGAGCCGGCCATGGCCGCGGTGCTGTCGGCGATCAGTGCGCGGCCCATTTTCGGCATGTGGCCGTCCTTGCCCATCAGGCCGGCGCGCTTGGCGACGCCGATCAGGGTGCCGGAGTTGTCGAACAGGTCGACGAACAGGAAGGCGAAGATCACGCTGACCAGGCCGATGTCCAGGGCGCCCTTGATGTCCAGTTGCAGGAAGGTCGGCGCCAGCGACGGAGGCGTCGAGGTGATGCCGGCGAACGGGCTGAAGCCCATCAGGATCGACACGGCGGTGACGCCGAGGATGCCGATCAGCACCGCACCACGGACCTTCAGTGCATCCAGGGCGACGATCACGGCGAAGCCCAGGGTGGCGAGGATCGGCGCGGGTTGCTTGAGGTCACCGAGGCCGACCATGGTGGCCGGGTTGCCCACCACGATGCCGGCATTGTGCAGGGCGATCAGCGCCAGGAACAGGCCGATACCGGCGGCGATCGCCGAACGCAGCGGCAGCGGGATGCTGTTGATGATCCATTCGCGGATGCGGAAGATCGACAGCAGGAAGAAGCACACCGCCGAGATGAACACCGCGCCCAGTGCCACCTGCCAGGTATGGCCCATGTGCAGGACCACGGTGTAGGTGAAGAAGGCGTTCAGGCCCATGCCCGGCGCGAGGGCGATCGGGTAGTTGGCGATCAGGCCCATCACGGTCGAGCCGATGGCGGCGGCCAGGCAGGTCGCGACGAACACCGCGCCCTTGTCCATGCCGGTTTCGCCGAGGATGCTCGGGTTGACGAACAGGATGTAGGCCATCGCCAGGAAGGTCGTGACGCCCGCGAGAATCTCGGTGCGCACATTGGTATTGTGTGCCTTGAGTTGAAACAGCCTTTCCAGCATCTCTGCTCCCCATGGCGCATTGGCGCCGTGAATGAATCGGTCCCAACAGCAAAGCACAGACTCTGGTGGCCTGATGAGATTTGGCTGTGGGAAAACCGCGCATCATACCAGCCGGGCGCTGGAATAGGGACGCCGCTGGGTGGGTCCATTGCGTGGCGAGCGTGCGCGAACTACTCCGAAATCCGCCGACTGAGGCATACTCCCGGTAGAGAAGGGGGATAACCATGAAATCAGTGATTAATCGCCAGGCCCTGGGCCGGCTGCTCTGCGCCAGTGCACTGTCGCTGGCTGTGGTCGGGCCGCTGCATGCGGCGCCGGCGGCCGGGTTGAAAGGCGTGGGGATCTACACCGTGGCGTCCCAGGGCGTCATCGAGGACGTTTCCGACGGGCGTCGGCGGACGCAGAATGCCCATCGCGGACCGAACATCACGGTGACGGTGGTGGAGCTCGGTTACGGCCGGGCACCGGGCGCCACGTTCAATGGCAATCCGATCAGCTACAGCCGGCGCAACGCCCTGTGCGAGTTCAGCAAGCCGTTCGTACCCTGCAGCGGCGGCGCGACGGTCGGTTACAGCTATATCTACGACCTGGGCGACCAGCAGCAGGGCACCTTCAGTTTCAGCGATCGCTCACTGGCGATGCCGGTCCAGACCTTCACGGCGACCATCGACATCAACTGATGGCCGCGCTCGTGCGCCTGTGCTTCAGGCGGTTTCGGGCTGGCGCTCGTGCATGCGGTCGCGGTTGGCCAGGGTCGGGAACAGTTTCATCCAGGTTCCGGTGACCACCAGCGTGCCGATCCCGCCCAGCACCACGGCGGGCACGGTGCCGAACCAGTGGGCGGTCAGCCCCGATTCGAACTCTCCCAGTTGATTGGACGCGCCGATGAACAGGCCGTTGACGGCGCTGACCCGGCCGCGCATCTCGTCGGGGGTTTCCAACTGCACGAACGAGGCGCGGATCACCATGCTGATCATGTCCGCGGCGCCGAGCACCACCAGCACGGCCAGGGAAAACCAGAACGAGGTCGACAGGCCGAAGGCGATGGTGGCGACGCCGAACAGGCCGACGGCCGTGAACATCACCCGGCCGACCTTGCGTTCCACCGGGAAGCGCGCCAGCCACAGCGACATCAGCAGTGCGCCGACCGCCGGTGCCGAGCGCAGCAGGCCCAGGCCCCAGGCGCCGGTGAGCAGGATGTCCTTGGCGAACACCGGCAGCAGCGCGGTTGCCCCGCCCAGCAGCACGGCGAACAGGTCCAGGGAGATGGCGCCGAGAATGTCCGGCCGGCTGCGGATGAAACGGATCCCCGCCAACAGTGAGTCGAGGGTGGCCTTGCCCTTGTTCAGCGATGTCTGCCGCGCCGGCAGGTTGAGCATCAGCAGGCACGACACCACGTACAGCGCCACGGTCGGCCCATAGACCCAGACACTGCCGAACGCATACAGCAGGCCACCGATGGCCGGCGCGACGATGGTCGCCAGTTGCTGCGCCGACTGGGCAGCCGCCACGGCGCGGGGGAACAGCGCGGCCGGCACGATGGACGGCAGCAACGCCTGGGTGGTCGGCATCTCGAAGGAGCGCGCGCCACCGAGCAGGAACGCGAGGATGAAGATCATCTCGCGGCTGACCTGGTTGGTCAGGCTGCCGACCGCCAGGCTCAGGGCGATCAGCGCCTGCAGGGTCTGGCACAGCGCGGCGACCCTGCGTCGGTCGTAGCGGTCGGCGACATGCCCGGTGTGCAGCATGAACAGCACCCGTGGCGCGAACTCCACCAGCCCGACCAGTCCCAGGTCGAGCACATTGCCGGTCAGTTGATAGAGGTTCCAGCCGATAGCCACGGTGAGCATCTGGAAGCCGCTGGCGGTGAAGATCCGCGCCAGCCAGAACGCGAGAAAAGGGCGGTGATGACGCAGCAGCAAGGGTGTCTCGGTGGGCATCGCGGGCTCGCCTGAGCGGATGAAAGGGGAAGATTATCATTCCGATGTAACAAAAGGTTACTGAGCTATTCATCCATATGCCGCTCCGGCCTTTTCTGTGCGTTTTTTGCGGATCAGTTGCCTTCTGCTCCTGAGGCAACCTGTCGCGCGGCAACCGACCACGCCACCCGCTCATCGGAATGGGACTACTCTTTTAACGTTGGTTGATCCAGGTCAATTGCCTTCCTGGCGGTGATCTGGATCCGACTCCCTGCGTTGCGATGGGTTGAAAAAAGAGAACGAAGCCAAATTCGCCGCACTCCATATTCGTGGGGGCAGTGGCTGGGCCTGAAGGGCGACAGCCGGTATTACCTGACAGAGGAAAACTTATGTTCGGTTTAGAGGCACTAGATCTCGCCCGAATCCAGTTCGCATTCACCGTTTCCTTCCACATCCTGTTCCCGGCCATCACCATCGGCCTGGCGAGTTACCTGGCGGTACTCGAAGGCCTGTGGCTGAAGACGCACAACGACACCTATCGCGACCTCTACCATTTCTGGTCGAAGATCTTTGCCGTCAACTTCGGCATGGGGGTGGTTTCCGGGCTGGTCATGGCCTATCAGTTCGGCACCAACTGGAGCCGTTTCTCGGACTTCGCCGGCGCCGTGACCGGGCCGCTGCTGACCTACGAAGTGCTCACTGCCTTCTTCCTCGAGGCCGGCTTCCTCGGCGTGATGCTGTTCGGCTGGAACAGGGTCGGCCGTGGGCTGCACTTCTTCTCCACCGTCATGGTGGCGATCGGTACGCTGATCTCGACGTTCTGGATCCTGTCGTCCAATAGCTGGATGCAGACGCCGCAGGGTTACGAAATCGTCGATGGCCGGGTAATTCCGGTGGATTGGCTGGCGGTGGTGTTCAATCCGTCGTTCCCGTATCGACTGATGCACATGGCAACCGCCGCGTTCGTCGCGACGGCCTTCTTCGTCGGCTCCTCGGCGGCCTGGCACCTGTTGCGCGGCCGGGACAACCCGGCGATCCGCACCATGCTGTCGATGGCCATGTGGATGGCGCTGATCGTCGCGCCGATCCAGGCGGTGATCGGCGACTTCCACGGCCTCAACACCCTCAAGCACCAGCCGGCGAAAATCGCTGCGATCGAGGGTCACTGGGAAAACGTCGGCAACGAGCCGACCCCGCTGATCCTGTTCGGCTGGCCGGACATGCAGGCCGAGAAGACCCGCTTCGCCCTGGAGATCCCTTACCTGGGCAGCATGATCCTGACCCACACCCTGGACAAGCAGGTGCCGGCGCTCAAGGAATTCCCGCCCGAGGATCGGCCGAACTCGACCATCGTGTTCTGGTCGTTCCGGGTCATGGTCGGCCTGGGCTTGCTGATGATCTTCACCGGCCTGTGGGCGTTGTGGCTGCGCAAGCGTGACCGCCTGTACGAGAACCGCGCGTTCCTCTACCTGGCGTTGTGGATGGGGCCGTCCGGCCTGATCGCGATCCTGGCCGGCTGGTTCACCACGGAAATCGGCCGCCAGCCCTGGGTGGTCTATGGCCTGCTGCGCACGGCGGACGCGTCGTCCGGGCACAGCGTCATGCAGATGAGCATTACCCTGGCGTTGTTCGTCGTGGTGTATTTCTCGCTGTTCGGCGTCGGCCTGGGCTACATGATGCGCCTGGTGCGCAAGGGACCGAAGACCAACGAAGGCGCGGAAACCAGCCCGGGTGGTCCTGGCCAGAAACGCACGCCCGCCCGTCCGCTTTCCGCTGCCGATGAAGACAGCGAAAACGGCCATGGCGACAGCCTGAACAAGGGGAACTGAATCATGGGTATCGATCTTGCGCTGATCTGGGCCGTGATCATCATCTTCGGCATCATGATGTACGTGGTCATGGATGGTTTCGACCTGGGCATCGGCATTCTCTTTCCCTTCATCAAGGGCGACCGTGACCGCGATGTCATGATGAACACCGTGGCGCCGGTCTGGGACGGCAACGAAACCTGGCTGGTGCTCGGTGGCGCGGCGCTGTTCGGCGCCTTTCCGCTGGCCTACTCGGTGGTGTTGTCGGCGCTGTACCTGCCGCTGATCTTCATGCTGATCGGGCTGATCTTTCGCGGCGTGGCGTTCGAGTTCCGCTTCAAGGCCAAGGATGACAAGCGGCATATCTGGGACAAGGCGTTCATCGGTGGCTCGATCGCCGCGACGTTTTTCCAGGGCGTGGCGCTAGGGGCCTTCATCGATGGGATCAAGGTGGTCGACCGGCAGTTTGCCGGCGGCTCGCTGGACTGGCTGACGCCCTTCACGCTGTTCTGTGGCGTGGCGCTGGTGGTGGCCTATGCCTTGCTCGGCTGTACCTGGCTGATCATGAAGACCGAAGGCAAGCTGCAGGAGCAGATGCACGACCTGGCTCGACCGCTGGCGTTCGTGCTGCTGGCGGTGATCGGTATCGTCAGCATCTGGACGCCGCTGGCCCATGGCGAGATCGCGGCGCGCTGGTTCACCCTGCCGAACCTGTTCTGGTTCCTGCCGGTGCCGATCCTGGTGCTGGTGACCCTGTTCGGGTTGATCCGCGCGGTGGCGCGCAACGCGCACTACACGCCGTTCCTGCTGACCCTGGTGCTGATCTTCCTCGGCTACAGCGGCCTGGGCATCAGCCTGTGGCCGCACATCATCCCGCCGTCGATCTCGATCTGGGACGCCGCCGCGCCACCGCAAAGCCAGGGCTTCATGCTGGTGGGGACGCTGTTCATCATCCCGTTCATCCTGGGCTACACCTTCTGGAGCTACTACGTGTTCCGCGGCAAGGTGACTCACGAGGATGGCTATCACTAGACCCTGCGGCTGGTGCCCGGTCGGGTGCCACCCCTTCGATGACGAGGAAGCGGATATGAGCGGCAAGCCTTCATTGCAGGAAATCGAACAGGCCGAGAAGAAACCGCTCTGGCAGCGCCTGGGCTGGTTGGCGATGATCTGGACGGGCAGTGTGCTGGCGTTGTTCGTGGTCGCCAGCCTGATGCGCCTGTTCATGAACGCGGCTGGATTGACCACCCACTGACACGTTTTGATCGTGCCCACGCTCCGCGTGGGTACGCATCCCGTGACACTCTGGGTCACCTGGGCTGACGCCGAGCGCGGGAACGATCAGCTATCCTCTGATCCGCAAGCCAGCTCCCGGCCCGTTACTTGCGGGCCTTGAGCACCACGAACTTGGGCGTCGCCGCCACTTGCTCGACACCCCGGAACAACCGCGCCAGCTTGCTGTGATAGCCCAGGTGGCGGTTGCCGACGATATACAGCGCACCGCCGACTACCAGGGCTTCGCGGGCCTGCTGGAACATCCGCCAGGCTAGGAAGTCGCCGACTACCTGCTGTTGGTGGAAAGGCGGGTTGCACAGCACCACGTCCAGCGATTGCGGCGCTTGCCCGGCCAGGCCGTCGCCGGCGCGCACGCTCACTTCGCGCTCGCCCAGGATCGCCTGCCAGTTTTCCCGCGCCGATTGCACGGCCATGAACGATTCATCCACCAGCGTGTAGTGGGCCTGCGGATTCTGCAGGGCACTGGCGATGGCCAGGACCCCGTTGCCGCAACCCAGGTCGGCGACGCGGGCATTGCCCAGGTTGTCGGGCAGGTGCGGGAGGAAGGCGCGGGTGCCGATGTCCAGGCCCTCGCGGCAGAACACGTTGGCGTGGTTGAGCAGTTCGATCGCCGGGTGTTCGAGCCGGTAGCGGGTCGGGTAGGGCGATGGTGCGACAGGGCGGGACTCGGGCGTGGCGATCAGCAGGCGAGCCTTCTTCACCGCCAGCGAGGCCTGCACGGTACCGACGTAGCGCTCCAGCAGGTCACCGGCGGCCCGTGGCAGGTGCTTGACCATGGCCCCGGCAATCACCTGGGCGCCGGGGGCCAGTTGGCCCTGCAGGCGAATCAGTTGTTC of the Pseudomonas vanderleydeniana genome contains:
- the trmA gene encoding tRNA (uridine(54)-C5)-methyltransferase TrmA, which codes for MTFDSATYTAQLNDKVARLRDLLAPFDAPEPHVFDSPLQHFRLRAEFRLWREAGERHYAMFAQDDKRTPILIEQFPIASLRINELMPRLKAAWQASAPLSHKLFQVEFLTTLAGDAMITLCYHRPLDEHWQSAAEQLAADLGVSIIGRSKGKRVVIGHDYVVEKFEIAGRSFSYRQPEGAFTQPNGTVNQKMLNWAHDALGERADDLLELYCGNGNFTLPLATRVRKVLATEISKTSVNAALSNLDENAVDNVTLVRLSAEELTEALNEVRPFRRLQGIDLKSYQFGSVFVDPPRAGMDPDTCELTRRFDNILYISCNPETLAANIAQLHDTHRIERCALFDQFPWTHHMESGVLLVRR
- a CDS encoding NCS2 family permease; the encoded protein is MLERLFQLKAHNTNVRTEILAGVTTFLAMAYILFVNPSILGETGMDKGAVFVATCLAAAIGSTVMGLIANYPIALAPGMGLNAFFTYTVVLHMGHTWQVALGAVFISAVCFFLLSIFRIREWIINSIPLPLRSAIAAGIGLFLALIALHNAGIVVGNPATMVGLGDLKQPAPILATLGFAVIVALDALKVRGAVLIGILGVTAVSILMGFSPFAGITSTPPSLAPTFLQLDIKGALDIGLVSVIFAFLFVDLFDNSGTLIGVAKRAGLMGKDGHMPKMGRALIADSTAAMAGSLLGTSTTTSYIESAAGVSAGGRTGLTAIVVAILFLLALFFSPLAGSVPAFATAPALLFVAVLMTSGLAEINWEDITEAAPVVVTALAMPFTYSIANGIAFGFIAWTAIKLLSGRGRELNPALVILSILFVIKLGWFNA
- a CDS encoding DUF4879 domain-containing protein, which translates into the protein MKSVINRQALGRLLCASALSLAVVGPLHAAPAAGLKGVGIYTVASQGVIEDVSDGRRRTQNAHRGPNITVTVVELGYGRAPGATFNGNPISYSRRNALCEFSKPFVPCSGGATVGYSYIYDLGDQQQGTFSFSDRSLAMPVQTFTATIDIN
- a CDS encoding MFS transporter; the protein is MPTETPLLLRHHRPFLAFWLARIFTASGFQMLTVAIGWNLYQLTGNVLDLGLVGLVEFAPRVLFMLHTGHVADRYDRRRVAALCQTLQALIALSLAVGSLTNQVSREMIFILAFLLGGARSFEMPTTQALLPSIVPAALFPRAVAAAQSAQQLATIVAPAIGGLLYAFGSVWVYGPTVALYVVSCLLMLNLPARQTSLNKGKATLDSLLAGIRFIRSRPDILGAISLDLFAVLLGGATALLPVFAKDILLTGAWGLGLLRSAPAVGALLMSLWLARFPVERKVGRVMFTAVGLFGVATIAFGLSTSFWFSLAVLVVLGAADMISMVIRASFVQLETPDEMRGRVSAVNGLFIGASNQLGEFESGLTAHWFGTVPAVVLGGIGTLVVTGTWMKLFPTLANRDRMHERQPETA
- a CDS encoding cytochrome ubiquinol oxidase subunit I; amino-acid sequence: MFGLEALDLARIQFAFTVSFHILFPAITIGLASYLAVLEGLWLKTHNDTYRDLYHFWSKIFAVNFGMGVVSGLVMAYQFGTNWSRFSDFAGAVTGPLLTYEVLTAFFLEAGFLGVMLFGWNRVGRGLHFFSTVMVAIGTLISTFWILSSNSWMQTPQGYEIVDGRVIPVDWLAVVFNPSFPYRLMHMATAAFVATAFFVGSSAAWHLLRGRDNPAIRTMLSMAMWMALIVAPIQAVIGDFHGLNTLKHQPAKIAAIEGHWENVGNEPTPLILFGWPDMQAEKTRFALEIPYLGSMILTHTLDKQVPALKEFPPEDRPNSTIVFWSFRVMVGLGLLMIFTGLWALWLRKRDRLYENRAFLYLALWMGPSGLIAILAGWFTTEIGRQPWVVYGLLRTADASSGHSVMQMSITLALFVVVYFSLFGVGLGYMMRLVRKGPKTNEGAETSPGGPGQKRTPARPLSAADEDSENGHGDSLNKGN